tttttacaaacccTTGATATTGCACtgtccgtgtctagatgagaagtcattGTCCTCACTGAAGAGAAGATAATCATCTGTTTTAAacattccaatattcgaaaactGTTACTTCACATGGgacaagtgttgcctgccaatacttacatattcaaactccaacagcGAGACTCGGCCATCGATCATTAAATATcctgtgttctatgatggctatcGCCACAACAACATTAATATACATTTCGATCCAGTCTCACAAGGCAGTGGTAGTATTAACTAATCAGCTCCGGTAATAATACGAACAAGGCTGATTTCGTTCATCAATCTAAGACAATAAAAAGTACTGagatcatttaatttaattttgtaagttTTGGACAATTTAGGGGTCTTCGTATTTAAATTTTGCAGGTGCAATAATGTTGCCATATTAATCATTTATCTTCTGTGGGAGTGGACAGGCGCGGTAAAATATACCTAACCGAtctttatttcttattattcAACACCGTGTTGTTTtgtctcattttatttaatttaatatctaaaaagtctttattataaaagttgGATGTCTGAACGATGATTCCTTTGCCTACTGACTGgattaatcaaattaaaacaacgtcaaaagCAAAATATGTAACCAAATTTTACCAAATAGATATTGATATGTAAAGTTCggaagaaaatttaaattttaaactttaaaaatgatGAACTTACATAAAACGCTATACTAAAATGTCTACGAAATTGCCAAAAGCAACTTTGAATTTAAAACAGGTGGATATTTAGTTTTGCAATAGTGCAATTCGTGACTGTAATAGTCGACTGTTAAAAATCATTGAGACTACAAAATTGTGATCTATCGCTGAGCGTCAGGTGTGCTATGAGCTCGACCAccctaatgaaaaataaaactaattaataactGGAAGAATTAATTGACGAAAAACGACAagaacaaactaaaaaaaatataatcttcttcattcataatatttattccttttgCAGTTTCTTCTGCGTCAagaagtattaaaattatatagagACATATTCCGTACGATACGACTCGTGCCCGATGAACTGACCAGAATCGAACTTAAGCAATGGGCTCAATCTGACTTCAAGAACAATAAACATCATACAGATGAAACTACAATCAAAATCATGTTGCACTAtggaaaaaaaacactaaaggATTTGCAACATACACTTGCTTTAAGTAAAAGCTAATATAAACTACACAATtcaataaatcaaaatatatatCATCATTTAAGATAGGCTGTTTGTAGATTTTCTGTAGTTTTACATTATAACAAGTAGTGATATTTCAATTGTGGTCATATGGGTTAagttacttttttatatttaaatccatTTAGTTCATCGTAGTGGTCAAACAAGTGTTTAATGGAAGTGAGTAGTTAATTTGTAATCTTAAATattcatttagaaaaaaaaggcaGTCATCATAACATCAAAAACAATAAGTAATACATGTCAGTTCTAAATACACACTCTTCACCCtaaagaaagttaaaaaactggACTAAATAAAAGTGCAAACAAAGTAATGACACAAATGCTACCATTATATTATAGTGATATTAAATCGATAATACCATTCAGaaacatataaaaattataaactatcACAGTACTGTATAACACTAACAGaaacatttcattaatttagaCTAGATCTAACAAGACgattatgtatatagataataaatagtatggaaatgtttaaataataaatttaatatatgaaattttacaataaccaattaatgattttctttttcagtagaaattataataaaaatattatattagtcgCTATGACCTAAAGAATGAGATGCCTGGTGAACTCATATCAAGTTATGCAACTGTATTGAGTCTCAAATCTCACAAGTACTAATTTTACTAGTACACACATAGTTAACACACCTTCATTTCTCAATGAATTCAGTAAAGGAAtaacttcaattaaatatagttaAATCCACAAAGATTATAATATGCATAATTTATATTACAAGATGCCGTCTTGTAAGACTACATGAgaaggtaccactgccctgcctatttttgctgcaGAGCAGTAATTTATTCTGGTTTAAAGAGGGTGCAGTAATGACAATTGTCAACATGCCTGGAGGAGGTTGTCATTAATTTAGTTGTTTCATGAAACAGTATTAGTAGTCAATGTGAACACAATCAAAGGCAGGTTTTTTGAGTCACACAAAATATGTCATCCTGTGCATCTGCTATTATATGTGTAACTCAAAATACAAATCTTACTGTactttaaaaatacttaatGAAACGGTTGTCTCTGACACAATAACTCATGTCGGAGATAACCAACGCCATAGCCAGTTTTGTTGTCGTATGACATCAGAGTGTACAGTTCAGATTATACAGATATAATAGAGATATATATCAGTACAGattatatctaatttaaaaattcacctGGCCATCAAAGTCTTACACGTTTCTCTGTAAAGCTCTTTCACAGAACATTGAGTGATAGTAAGGTTAAAAAGTATGACCATATAATGTAATTTAGTTCACAATACATTATGGCTTAAGGCTAATTATCTTCATATACAGCTTTGTagaacaaatatattaaaatgggCCCAGTCACACCTGTGCCTATAACTACAGTGAATACTGTAAAGAATGTTACAAAATcaccatttttatttaaatatttagctAAAATTTGTATCAAGTTACGAGCTATATGGTGTCCATCCATACTGTAACATGGTAAGACGTTCAAAAATGCGATACCCATAGAAAATATGAATATGTATCTAAGGAGCTTCTCAAACCGAGAAggggaaaaaaatgaaaatactttCAGTCTGGGGAAATACTGGTCGACAAATACAGTTTTGTGTAAATCATACGGCAACCCTAAATACAGAACTGGATTGTTCTCCTTTCGTTCAATTATTAGGAGGTAGGATACATTATTTAGTGAAGGTCTCATACAATGCATGGCTCTTGGGCAAGAGTATCCTCCAGATTCTGTACATTTTACAAACTGATTCTTCACCATATCTCTGGGTTTGAGGCATGAGTATTGTCCGGGTAAAACTGAATCAGATGCTACTTTAGGCTCCATATACTCAAAACAATGATTATATGCTTCTTCTGGTCTACAACATTCTACCACATCATTCTCTTTTATGTTCTCCATCATGATCTCATCATTTTGGGCAACAAATTCAGCACTTGTACAAATTCCATACCTCTGATGTGCTAATTGCAAACATTGCATCCAATCACTTGCAACTTTGATCTTACAGTTGTTTATTGATGTTATTACATCATCTTTGTGCAAGCCTATGCTGTCCTTTAATGGTGAGTCTTCTGTAAGGTCAGTGACTCTTACACCCGTTCCCGTTTCATATGCAATATTAAACAGTATCGGAGCAGAGAAAAATAATAAGATAGCCATAAATGCAATTGCAATATTATGCCACACTCCAGCACAGTAAATCCTCAATCTTTTGGTGACAGCAAGATTCTTTAATTGATCAGTATTCAAGTCTACAAATGCAACTGGTATAATAGTAAATACATAAACTCCTACTGCTATTATTTGAACATCCTCTTGAGCAGCTGCAAGAGCATGTCCTAGTTCATGGAATATAGTGCTCAATGCTATAGCTAGAAAATAAATCCAAAAGTCTGATGTCGGGATATTTATACCAGGGAGCATTGCTTTGACTTCTGGTACATTATTGAGCTGTATTGTATCATAAAAATGCTCAAAAATAAATGAGAGCAAAGTCCATATAGCGAAAGGCAAGAATATCCAGATTACAAGAATGTAACCGCACGTGAACCATTTTCTGAGTATTCGAGACAAATTCTTACTCCATCTATAAAGGCATCTGTTAAAAGCAGTTGTCGTCCAAGAAAAGTTCAGTATTCCAAATTTTAAGCCCGTTCCTTCTAAAAATGCATAATATGGATAGTGCATACAACTCTGAAAGAAGAAATGCAATGAAACCTAATAACATGTACAAATTCAAGTGatcaaattcaataaaacaataataaacaaagCTTACTTTGAAAAATGAATCAAAAAACCATATAACCGTGTAGAATGCAAGAACAATTGAACTTAGCAAAACGAAAGacatatttcttatttatttattcaatttatatcTTTGATGAACCTATACCATGAAATAAAAACCTGTCCCGgcaaaaaggaataaaaaatttgttgaagtaggtatgtaggtaggtacttaggtcctttttcatttttcaatacAAAATTGTACTGTGACAGCAAGTGTGACCAGATTTCATTTGACGAATCTACTGCTTGTGAAGGTTGAAATCTACTGAATTCTACCAAAAGAGAACGAGAAATATTAGAAatctattatactttttttgctGTCGTGTTACAACGTAAAAACATTAATGTTTCcttgattaaataataaaaataacaaagaaacCACCATTTATTCAAGGgaccaaggttttttttttttaaattaaattctaaataaaaatataataaaaaaattaaaataagaaaatgaaaattaaacttaaaattcttCGTCTATAAGTTGGGTAACATTTTCATAAAGTTGTTTTGAATCCATGAATTTGATAATACTTCTGTCAGGATCAAATGTGCGACATCCCCCTTCCAACTGTCGTAGCCCCTCTTTTCCATGCATTATTGCAGCAACATTCTTATTATTAAATCGATTTCGATCTTGATTTTTAATCctgttaatattataaattattctttCTACTTTGGCGTTTGACAAAGATAGTATCGGCTTGCTATTCGCATCACAGATTCGGCTTTATCCACCATAAAAGATTAAGACGTCGAACTAGAAGTTGACAATAAATTAGACACGGAAtcatctaattttaatttcataaattttttgTCAACAATTTGCATGTTTTGTATTACAACTACAAGGATATCGTGATGAATGGGACATCATGATACCTTTGTGTATATTTATGTTTCGTTTTAAGCTCGATTATAAAAATTCTCAATGAAGGAATTCCCAATAGTCTAGCACACTATGCTCACGGCACGAATGGTAACGAaaagaatgaaaattaaatagtaaattaaatacattcgATGAAAGGGGGAATACCCCGAATTTATACAAAATGTCAAAAAGTACGAGAATAAATAAGCGTGAATTCTACTAAAATATACCAAATAATTTTTACATACTAAATTCTGTTGCCAGTACCTCAAAATCTACCAAAAAGTAGATATCTACTAAATCTGGTCATGCTGGTGACAGCTGTCAATTTTCTTAAGTAGTTCCATTTTACCAAAAGGACAGGCAAAAGTATCAATCCATACAACCTAATCTTTTGtacattttgttttatgaaaaGTGATATGgagcgaaataaaataaaattaattaatctgagacTTTAATTAGTTGGGGTGAAATTAATGGAAACAAGATGATAttgcataaaatataatctcaataaaaatgtgattatttactgagactttttcaatgaACTTCTTGGAAGATCCCGTGTAGATATGTCCAGACTCCAGCggcttgtttcattttcccacatttgtgcaagAGATAATAAACAGATAATGAATTACCATTACGATTAGTACTCATTTAAACCCAAATAAACCCCAAATTAaagaaaacaattcacacaacttcgctcctcgcagTTTCGCCAAAAACTCCTcaaatttcttaattttttcagATTTTGTggcctgtattttttttaatattttatgtctCAATTTTCATTAAGTTTATTCTAAAAAGTAAAATGCCTCTCATCAAATGgttatttttgaataaatacatatatcacAATGTACATGTATTAGTTCATTTTCTTACAGTGAAATGTATCATCAAATTCAACAGGTATGTCTTGCCAGCTAAGTTTATGGATTTATGAAACCAACATAATCTAAAAATTATAGTGCGCTTTGTTCGAGTTAAATACAAAGACGAAACTctgtcaatattttattttttaggagAGCTTGAAGTGTGATCTTGTgagaattgttttaatttatcaatttggagtttataactactgaaaagGACATGTCGAGGAATTTAATTATTCACTTTTCTTATCTGCcatagtatatttatttatcagatgtacaaaagaatataataacaaaaaaatagtcAATATTCATGTATAAAGGTATCAgtatcatttattattaatcagCATCTATAATGCAATGGAATCCAATTAGTAGGCATGGTTTAAAATTGTATGATATTActgagatttttattattccgtttcattttaaatctaaattttaactTTGTACAATATAGGAAACCGATGCgcttgattttttttagttagttGCATGAAGGTATACTGTCTAgtaaaaataaacgtttttggtTAAGAGGGAaaagcttaaaataaaataattaagattacgaactaattacaaaaaaaatatctatagcTACAGTCATTTACAGTTACAAGCCGGCTCTATAGGCTATGCTGTGTTCGCCTAAACAGTGgccaaaacaaacaaatgacGTTGTTGCTGTCATTTTTTGAGTTTGTGATTGAGAGATTCGCTTTACACATATCGTCGTGTTGGTGTTTATTGTGTAGAACAttcagaaaattatttattgtgaaactaTTCAAAAGTTTTAACATGTGAGTGATGAGTTGTACGGAAAATGAAAGTGGCCCTTTTGTCGTGTTCTTCTTACCAGCAATTGTCGGCTGTCTGACTATACTTTTAGCTAGACGCTGGGCAAATTCTCAAGTTAGCAATACTTCATCAACAGCCGTCTCAAGACGGCGGAAAATTATTAAAGACCCGCTCATTAAGAGACCTTTGCCTCCTATCGCTTGTAAAATGGTTCACCCTGGAGCGAAAAAGGCCACAGGGACGAATAATAAGAAGGTAAATGTGGATTCTCTTTTTCATGTAGGATACTGGCTTATGATTCTATAAATAGATAGTTTATCGATTTGTAATTGATTAAACTGATTAAAAAAACAAGTGAGGTTTCAACCTTggatattaacaaattaaatataacaaaattgttGTGAGTTTTCCATAAATTTGTAAAcacaattttacattaaattgaaTGGCTAGGGAAATTTTCTTAAAGATGTTAATAGTGTGTTTATAATTTACAGTGTACATACCCAGTTGAGGATGATGTAAGTGGGGGGAAACGTGTTGGCCGTCAAACTAGGGTGACTCCAAATACAGCGCCAACAGTAACACTAGCAGATATCAAGCTAGCTGAAGGACCCATACCACCGAAACACATTCCATTCCCACATATACCCCAAGATGGACCGTTACTATTTGAAGTACTGATGTTTATGTTCACACTGGCAGCAACAGGACTACAGTTTTTGAACCTGTATAGGACCACTTGGTGGCTACCAAATTCATACACAAACCAGGCTATGGTGAGTGTACACCtctatttgtttcattttaaattagtgGAACCCAGTTAACCATTGAGATTTTCGCTAAGTATTTACTAATAGCATTACCAGCTTTGAAGAAATGCTGATAATTGGAAGACATTgttaaaatacacaaattagGAACCGTAGtaacattattttcaaaataatgctattattatatattaaaatcttCAGGGAAGAATTTTTCATAgtacaaaaaatgtaaattgaatttttttttaatttgttcattttagaatgaaaataattcaataagttaaaaaaacgaacaaaaatagtggctattcatttaaaaaaaagatatgcccACAAGTGTCGTCATTTAGCGTAGAATTATATATATGAACAATTAAAAAAGGATACCATATCTGCCAAAGTCCCTGAAGAGATTAAGATGTACTtcaatgtatgtatataaatataattcaccTCAGATTTAATGAATGAATTATGTAGAATTAGAGAGTTaaagaatgtttaaaaaaaattatgattgaaTTTGTAACAAACAACAGTCACTTTGTCCGGTaggtaaacataattttatataaattatgcaGTCTGTGAATTGAATTATTCAAATTCATGCCCCAAACTGACAATCATATCGTGACTAGAATCTTAAAATTAATGTCAACAAcaccagtggcagagccaagctgctaccTACCACTGAATACTCTTTGCATATCTCCCTGTCTAAGTTCTGCCCATGTGACTATTTCACACTGACTATATCATTAAATACTACTCATGACTTGAATGCAATAATGTTCataaaaattcttaattcaataAGCAATAAAGCTTACTTATTAggacaattaataaaattagaagaatTAACTGAATTAACAATTGCTAAGTACCGTAAAGTAGAATAATAAATCAGCTTGTTCACTGATGACTTGTTAAGTTATACCAGCATTGTATTGAtttgaaatatcaattttgtcTCACTTTCTAACAAGTGATTGCAGATCTTTGACATAGGTCAAAAACCCTACGTTGTGTGACAATTTTTGTACTTAAATTCtaaacaaaactataaaaaaactttaaattttttttaattgtttacagAATTTCTACCTGATCGACCCACATTTGGTAGCTTTTATAATTACTTTACTATTCAGAAGATTATTGTTGAGCATTAGCTTGGTCATTTTGAGGATGATGCTGCCACCGAAATTAATGCCACAGGCTGTGGTGGCTGCGAGGTAAATCTGCAGTTACTAATAGTATCTATTCAACATCAGGCTATGGTGTGCTATGCTCTATTTATCTaactttcattttgttttattttatagcttagatgggtggacgagctcacagcccacctggtgttaagtggttactggagcccatagacatctacaacgtaaatgcgccacccaccttgagatataagttctaaggtcttaagtacagttacaacagctgccccatccttaaaccgaaacgcattactgcttcacggtagaaataggcggggtggtggtacccacctgcgcggactcacaagaggtcctaccactagtaattacgcaaattataattttgcgggttacatttttattacacgatgttattccttcactgtggaagtcaatcatgaacatttgatgagtacgtatttcattagaaaaattgatacccgcctgagattcgaacaccggtgcatcgctcaacacgaatgcgccggacgtcttatccgttaggccacgacgacttcaaacgacgGTGCTAGATGTTTTCTCTGAGTGGCGTGCTTCTAGTGTCAGCTCAAACAGCTCAGAGTTACTCTTCTAGaacaaaataagataaaaaatttaatctataaTCTTAACGGAGCACAGCAATGCTTGATGTTGATGAGTTTTTTTCCATTAGCTGAATCTCTTTTAAACTACTGAATCTGATCTGTATCTAAATATCTTAAAGTACTAGGTTGACATAAATGTAAAGAGTTTTCTTTTACTTGGTTCTTCTGGCTAGTACTGTCACCCACTACAAactattttttctaaaattaattcaaaattggAATACAATAGATATttgtaaatttcaataaatactaCAGATGAGTAGATCTCATtgtccatctgatgttaagtgcttaGTAAATGTgcatagttattattataagaaaCCTTCGTTCACCTTGACACAAGAGAGTCTCCATATAATTGTAATACGGCTGTCCTACTCGGTCAAAGTTTCACTATAAACACTTGTACTTACagtgctggtttttttttttgttatgtcaCAATGATCACAAATATGTGTCCTTTTTTTCAGAATGTTCATCCTTGGAGTGATATTAGGAGCCCTTGCCTGGTGCACATACTTCATCATGCTTAAATATCCACTTCTCAAGATATTCTACTTGTGTTATCCGTGAGTATCACAGAGACATTTGAATTAattgtcaaatgtcaaaaaCACTTtcgattttcctttttttttgacaataatTGTTTATAGAATGTTTTTGGTTCGGATTGTGATCGAGTTGTTTACGAGTATGATGAATGAACTGAAGAGAAtggatattgtttttttataactttcttAAACAACTATGGCAGTGACTCCGGTACCAACAGTGACTTTCACTGTGATTTTCTTCAAGTATCTGTCGGGTCCTTACGTTCCTTACGAGGGTGCGGGCCGggcccttttttatttattttttattggttagatggttTGACGATCTCACTTGGGACAACTCCCTTTGCCCTGGGGTTTTGTAAGATGTACAGGTCTCACGTTGAAGTTTAAGTAACATCCATGTACATGCGTAGAATGCTCATCTTTtaaatgcaacaaaaaaaaccttagcAAGTCGTAACGTTCCACCTTTGACGTCAAGGTGCAAAATGTTTTCATTTGCCATTGATGCGCGCTCAGACTCGCTGTGAGCGAGATATCATGAGCCactcattttattaaattaacttcTTATAGTAACGGAATAAAGCCTATATTTAGACGGTTAGTATTCGTATTTAGTCGACTTGCTCCCGTCTGTGCATATTAATTTTGCTGAtgctatttataaaaatgtgtaAATACGTTGTCTAATGGTTAGGATGACCGCCATCGGGCTATGCTTCTATgccaaaattaaaattgtaccaCAGCTAAAGAAAATGCATACATGCACGGATAAAATTACGTGATTACTGGGGATGGAGATTTTTGTAACCAATCTGGGTTGGTATCACGGTCCGTTTCTGccacaaaacaataatattgttacacGCTAGGGTTCTGgacaaataaaaattctaccgacgtacaaattaaaactgtattagcacttagaacactttaaaattttaaattcacttcttccgcttcgcttcaggtgatccattcgctgtttcgcttcgagtagttccgattactaactgcaacgtttttatagtcgatacaatccctagatttatcgagaacattctgggcaagtcttcgatgtgtgtttctgatatctgacaatagatggtgttttaccttcgatattcgttcggctattcggcgatggatcgcgttacttttaccggcgtaacaatatgttcaCTTACAAAGCCTAGGTAGTATTCCAATGTAACTGTGacattgataattttttattttctgagcGGCGTTCAGGtagcattcccgatcctgcggacagaatggaaagcagtcgaagtcgcccaaaacacgtcattttggatcctcccgatccactaacggtacttttaggtacctcaagcaccggttatcgttctcgtcgaacccgtcgctcgggctcgacgagtaaattaacccacagacacaacccaatgagtttctcgccggatcttctcagtgggtcgcgtttccgatccggtggtagattctgcgaagcacggctcttgctagggttcgtgttagcaacgttgtcaggtttgagcctcgtgagctcacctactagttaaggttacgctgaaatagcctctcaaggctatcagcttaggtaggcaaaaagCTGTCTAAAGCCTCCGAGATAAGGGcgtgttaataaaataacaatttccatTTTCCCACAGCGCAGTAGTATACGTGCTCCTATTCGGCTTCCAATCATCACCGTTCTTGGAGCTGAACAACTCTGAGGCCCCGCCGCTGCACTGCTGCACGCACGACCCGGGGCAGGTCAGGGCCGAGGTGGAGGTGCTCAGGCACGACTTCAATATGAGGGTCAAGAAAATACTCTTCAATTCGGTGTCCGGGGCTTATTACTCCAGCTTCATACCTTGCTGTTTTGCGCAGGTGAGTGGAACTTGAGCAGGGCTGATacaggactggtggtaggacctcttgtgagttcggaattgtcgtggcctaaaggataagacgtccggtggattcgtatctagcgatgcaccggtgttcgaatcccgcaggcgggtaccaatttttctaatgaaatacttacttaacaaatgtttacgattgacttccacggtgaaggaataacattgtgtaatagaaatcaaacccgcaaaattataatttgcgtaattactggtggtaggacctcttgtgagtccgcgcgggtaggtaccaccaacctacctatttctgccgtgaagcagtaatacctttcggtttgaagggtggggcagccgttgtaaccatacctgagaccttagaactgatatctcaaggtgggtggcgcatttacgtggtagtctatgtctgggctccagtaaccacataacagcaggtgggctgtgagctcgtccacctatctaacaataaaaaaaatacagtaatcACTCATGCGCatcttatacatacatatatttaactattaattaattaaaaaaaaaacatattaaggcTCCTTCGTCTTCTGAGTTGTCATCTTCATTTCTGAAGGTCTTGTTTAGTTTGATAATTGTTCTCTCAGAGGTTgtaaaacttcttttttttattgcttaggtgggtggacgagctcacggctcacctggtgttaagtggttgccggagcccatagacatctataacgtaaatgccgccactgatcttgagatatgagttctaagatctccgtatagttacaatggctgtctcacccttcaaaccg
This is a stretch of genomic DNA from Bombyx mori chromosome 23, ASM3026992v2. It encodes these proteins:
- the LOC101741623 gene encoding LYR motif-containing protein 2 produces the protein MSTKLPKATLNLKQFLLRQEVLKLYRDIFRTIRLVPDELTRIELKQWAQSDFKNNKHHTDETTIKIMLHYGKKTLKDLQHTLALSKS
- the LOC101741763 gene encoding membrane-bound transcription factor site-2 protease, which translates into the protein MSFVLLSSIVLAFYTVIWFFDSFFKSCMHYPYYAFLEGTGLKFGILNFSWTTTAFNRCLYRWSKNLSRILRKWFTCGYILVIWIFLPFAIWTLLSFIFEHFYDTIQLNNVPEVKAMLPGINIPTSDFWIYFLAIALSTIFHELGHALAAAQEDVQIIAVGVYVFTIIPVAFVDLNTDQLKNLAVTKRLRIYCAGVWHNIAIAFMAILLFFSAPILFNIAYETGTGVRVTDLTEDSPLKDSIGLHKDDVITSINNCKIKVASDWMQCLQLAHQRYGICTSAEFVAQNDEIMMENIKENDVVECCRPEEAYNHCFEYMEPKVASDSVLPGQYSCLKPRDMVKNQFVKCTESGGYSCPRAMHCMRPSLNNVSYLLIIERKENNPVLYLGLPYDLHKTVFVDQYFPRLKVFSFFSPSRFEKLLRYIFIFSMGIAFLNVLPCYSMDGHHIARNLIQILAKYLNKNGDFVTFFTVFTVVIGTGVTGPILIYLFYKAVYEDN
- the LOC101742012 gene encoding transmembrane protein 39A isoform X1; this encodes MSCTENESGPFVVFFLPAIVGCLTILLARRWANSQVSNTSSTAVSRRRKIIKDPLIKRPLPPIACKMVHPGAKKATGTNNKKCTYPVEDDVSGGKRVGRQTRVTPNTAPTVTLADIKLAEGPIPPKHIPFPHIPQDGPLLFEVLMFMFTLAATGLQFLNLYRTTWWLPNSYTNQAMNFYLIDPHLVAFIITLLFRRLLLSISLVILRMMLPPKLMPQAVVAARMFILGVILGALAWCTYFIMLKYPLLKIFYLCYPAVVYVLLFGFQSSPFLELNNSEAPPLHCCTHDPGQVRAEVEVLRHDFNMRVKKILFNSVSGAYYSSFIPCCFAQPYLYYEVYGASQQIAFVLGGLFGRYVSQLLGSAFCDVPHRAALHLGRWDPLPATDVSGEIPEWSEDKLWSAGARVRCGGAGYAAASPTVAARPGCPEHIRFHSVFINPSKLLCLLLSLHLSLIVLQLCLLFSSIPWHNFLSIVILLFINYYSLFKMVRDYLVAWKVYRAENIIQDKNNTISISN
- the LOC101742012 gene encoding transmembrane protein 39A isoform X2; the protein is MSCTENESGPFVVFFLPAIVGCLTILLARRWANSQVSNTSSTAVSRRRKIIKDPLIKRPLPPIACKMVHPGAKKATGTNNKKCTYPVEDDVSGGKRVGRQTRVTPNTAPTVTLADIKLAEGPIPPKHIPFPHIPQDGPLLFEVLMFMFTLAATGLQFLNLYRTTWWLPNSYTNQAMNFYLIDPHLVAFIITLLFRRLLLSISLVILRMMLPPKLMPQAVVAARMFILGVILGALAWCTYFIMLKYPLLKIFYLCYPAVVYVLLFGFQSSPFLELNNSEAPPLHCCTHDPGQVRAEVEVLRHDFNMRVKKILFNSVSGAYYSSFIPCCFAQPYLYYEVYGASQQIAFVLGGLFGRYVSQLLGSAFCDVPHRAALHLGRWDPLPTDVSGEIPEWSEDKLWSAGARVRCGGAGYAAASPTVAARPGCPEHIRFHSVFINPSKLLCLLLSLHLSLIVLQLCLLFSSIPWHNFLSIVILLFINYYSLFKMVRDYLVAWKVYRAENIIQDKNNTISISN